The proteins below come from a single Microtus ochrogaster isolate Prairie Vole_2 chromosome 8, MicOch1.0, whole genome shotgun sequence genomic window:
- the Slc16a12 gene encoding monocarboxylate transporter 12, producing MAKITRVGSASPPDGGWGWMIVAGCFLVTICTRAVTRCISIFFVEFQTYFAQDYSQTAWIHSIVDCVTMLCAPLGSVVSNHLSCQVGIMLGGLLASTGFILGSFATNLKHLYLTLGVLTGLGFALCYSPAIAMVGKYFSRRKALAYGIAMSGSGIGTFILAPVVQLLIEQFSWRGALLILGGFVLNLCVCGALMRPITLKEDHSNPEKNHDHGTQSENCKQASPYSPLTKEWARTCLCCSLQQEYGFLLMSDFVVLAVSVLFMAYGCSPLFVYLVPYALSVGVSHQQAAFLMSILGVIDIVGNITFGWLTDRRCLKNYRYVCYLFAVALDGLCYLCLPMLQSFPLLVPFSCTFGYFDGAYVTLIPVVTAEIVGTTSLSSALGVVYFLHAVPYLVSPPIAGWLVDTTGSYTAAFLLCGFAMMFSSVLLGFARIVKRMKRTQLRFLAKESNPKLPLWTNGSVAYSVARELDKKNEESTATAVPGCNLT from the exons ATGGCAAAAATAACTAGAGTTGGCTCGGCATCCCCTCCAGATGGAGGCTGGGGCTGGATGATTGTGGCTGGCTGTTTTCTCGTTACCATCTGCACCAGGGCAGTCACCAG ATGTATCTCCATTTTCTTTGTGGAGTTTCAGACGTACTTTGCTCAGGATTATTCTCAAACAGCGTGGATCCATTCCATTGTGGACTGTGTGACAATGCTCTGTG CTCCACTGGGAAGTGTTGTCAGTAACCACTTATCCTGCCAAGTGGGAATCATGCTGGGGGGCCTGCTGGCATCTACTGGTTTCATCCTGGGCTCATTTGCCACCAACCTGAAGCATCTCTACCTCACCCTGGGAGTTCTTACAG gtctCGGATTTGCACTTTGTTACTCTCCGGCTATTGCCATGGTTGGCAAGTATTTCAGCAGGCGGAAAGCCCTGGCTTACGGGATTGCTATGTCAGGCAGTGGCATTGGCACCTTCATCCTGGCTCCTGTCGTTCAACTCCTTATCGAACAGTTTTCCTGGCGAGGAGCCCTGCTCATTCTTGGAGGGTTCGTTTTGAATCTCTGTGTCTGCGGCGCTTTGATGCGTCCCATTACTCTTAAAGAGGACCATTCGAATCCAGAGAAGAATCATGACCACGGAACGCAGAGCGAAAACTGTAAACAGGCGTCTCCCTATTcacctttgaccaaagaatgggcacggacctgcctctgctgctctttGCAGCAGGAATACGGTTTTTTACTGATGTCGGACTTCGTCGTGCTAGCCGTCTCAGTTCTGTTCATGGCTTACGGCTGCAGCCCTCTCTTTGTGTACTTGGTGCCTTACGCTTTGAGTGTCGGAGTGAGCCACCAGCAAGCGGCCTTCCTCATGTCCATACTCGGAGTGATAGATATTGTTGGCAACATCACATTTGGATGGCTTACTGACAgaag GTGTCTGAAGAATTACCGGTATGTTTGCTACCTCTTTGCCGTGGCACTAGATGGGCTGTGCTATCTGTGTCTCCCAATGCTTCAAAGTTTTCCCCTTCTTGTGCCTTTCTCTTGTACTTTTGGCTACTTTGATGGAGCCTACGTTACCTTGATCCCAGTAGTGACTGCAGAGATAGTGGGGACCACCTCTTTGTCATCAGCGCTTGGCGTGGTCTACTTCCTTCATGCGGTGCCGTACTTGGTGAGCCCACCCATCGCAG GATGGCTGGTGGACACGACGGGCAGCTATACCGCAGCATTCCTGCTCTGCGGATTTGCCATGATGTTTAGCTCCGTACTGCTTGGCTTTGCGAGGATTGTAAAGAGGATGAAGAGAACACAGCTGCGGTTCCTGGCCAAAGAATCAAATCCCAAGCTGCCACTATGGACCAATGGCTCAGTGGCCTACTCGGTAGCAAGGGAGCTGGATAAGAAAAACGAGGAATCCACAGCTACAGCTGTGCCAGGATGCAACCTCACGTGA